From one Trifolium pratense cultivar HEN17-A07 linkage group LG1, ARS_RC_1.1, whole genome shotgun sequence genomic stretch:
- the LOC123903288 gene encoding cytokinin riboside 5'-monophosphate phosphoribohydrolase LOG7-like: protein MEETKSKFKRICVYCGSSSGNKPTYQEAAVELGKELVERRIDLVYGGGSVGLMGLVSQAVHDGGRHVLGVIPRSLMPREITGDPIGEVRAVSDMHQRKAEMARQADAFIALPGGYGTLEELLEIITWAQLGIHSKPVGLLNVDGFYNSLLSFIDKAVDEGFISPKARRIIVSASTAKELVRELEEHVHEQDEVVSKLVWEERLNYVPESEVAM from the exons ATGGAAGAAACCAAATCAAAGTTCAAGAGGATTTGTGTTTACTGTGGTAGCAGTTCAGGAAATAAACCTACTTACCAAGAAGCTGCTGTTGAACTAGGAAAAGAGctg GTTGAGAGAAGGATTGATTTGGTGTATGGAGGTGGTAGCGTAGGTCTGATGGGTCTTGTTTCTCAGGCAGTTCATGATGGTGGGCGCCATGTTCTTGG TGTTATCCCAAGAAGTCTCATGCCAAGAGag ATAACTGGTGACCCTATTGGGGAAGTAAGAGCTGTATCTGATATGCACCAAAGGAAAGCTGAGATGGCTAGGCAAGCTGATGCCTTCATTGCCCTTCCTG GTGGATATGGAACCCTTGAAGAATTGCTGGAAATTATTACATGGGCTCAACTTGGAATCCACAGCAAACCG GTGGGCCTATTGAATGTGGATGGATTTTACAATTCATTGTTGTCTTTCATTGACAAGGCCGTTGATGAAGGCTTTATTTCACCAAAGGCACGTCGCATTATCGTGTCAGCATCCACAGCCAAAGAATTGGTTAGGGAATTAGAG GAACATGTACATGAACAAGATGAAGTTGTATCCAAGTTGGTGTGGGAAGAAAGACTAAATTACGTGCCCGAATCAGAAGTTGCCATGTGA